From the genome of Nakamurella flavida, one region includes:
- a CDS encoding metal ABC transporter ATP-binding protein, which translates to MADPQAPEDRQALRLRGACLSYGSHALWHDLDLDVPQGQFVAVLGSNGSGKTSLLRVLLGTQPLTAGRAWVMGRPVSRGDTRVGYVPQRVAIDSATMVKARDVVRMGLDGHRWGMPVAFGARRRADAARIDALMASVGASAFAQAPVSMLSGGELQRVRVAEALASDPALLLCDEPLAALDMRHQREVAALIDEQRRRTNTAVLFVTHDVNAVLPYVDQVLYLAGGRFRAGPPDEVLTSEALTELYQAPVEVFRTQGRVIVVPSTELHAVHHQSHDDHAATEVDQRVVAGGRRRRT; encoded by the coding sequence GTGGCTGATCCGCAGGCTCCCGAGGACAGGCAGGCGCTCCGACTCCGGGGCGCCTGCCTGTCCTACGGTTCGCACGCGCTCTGGCACGACCTCGACCTGGACGTCCCGCAGGGTCAGTTCGTCGCCGTCCTGGGGTCCAACGGCTCCGGCAAGACCAGCCTGCTGCGCGTGCTGCTCGGCACCCAGCCGCTGACCGCCGGCCGGGCGTGGGTGATGGGCCGCCCGGTGAGCCGCGGTGACACCCGCGTCGGGTACGTGCCGCAGCGGGTGGCCATCGACTCCGCGACCATGGTCAAGGCCCGGGATGTCGTCCGGATGGGCCTGGACGGGCACCGGTGGGGGATGCCGGTCGCGTTCGGCGCCCGCCGCCGCGCCGACGCCGCCCGGATCGACGCGCTGATGGCGTCGGTCGGGGCGTCCGCATTCGCCCAGGCCCCGGTGTCGATGCTGTCGGGCGGGGAGCTGCAACGGGTCCGGGTGGCCGAGGCGCTGGCCTCCGATCCCGCCCTGCTGCTGTGCGACGAACCGCTGGCCGCCCTGGACATGCGCCATCAGCGCGAGGTCGCCGCCCTCATCGACGAGCAGCGCCGCCGCACCAACACCGCGGTGCTCTTCGTGACCCACGACGTCAACGCCGTCCTGCCCTACGTCGACCAGGTGCTCTACCTGGCCGGTGGGCGGTTCCGGGCCGGGCCGCCGGACGAGGTGCTGACCAGTGAGGCCCTGACCGAGCTGTACCAGGCCCCGGTCGAGGTCTTCCGGACGCAGGGCCGGGTCATCGTCGTGCCCTCCACCGAACTGCACGCGGTGCACCACCAGTCGCACGACGACCACGCCGCCACCGAGGTGGATCAGCGGGTCGTCGCGGGCGGGCGCAGGAGGCGGACGTGA
- a CDS encoding metal ABC transporter solute-binding protein, Zn/Mn family encodes MVGGLAVAVVVLSACGSSSTTPSAATAGSDTTGSGAAAASAGTVQVVASTNVWGDVAEQIGGTHVDVLSLISDPSADPHSYEANAQNQLALSKAALVVENGGGYDDFVDTMMASSGGNATVVNAVEVAGYSGDELNEHVWYDFPTVQKVAAAIADDLAAADPAHAAEYRANATAFSGKVDALIAQEQQIKATHDGAPVAITEPVPVYMLDASGLDDLTPDAFAEAIEQETDVPADVLQQTLALFADKKVDALVYNSQTSGPQTEAVLQAAKDNGIAVVPVTETLPAGQDYLGWMGSNLTALDTALGG; translated from the coding sequence GTGGTGGGCGGTCTCGCCGTCGCCGTGGTGGTGCTCTCCGCCTGCGGTTCGTCGAGCACCACCCCGTCGGCTGCGACCGCGGGTTCGGACACCACGGGTTCGGGGGCGGCCGCGGCGTCGGCCGGCACCGTGCAGGTCGTCGCCTCCACCAACGTGTGGGGCGACGTCGCCGAGCAGATCGGCGGCACCCATGTCGACGTGCTGTCGCTCATCTCCGACCCGTCCGCCGACCCGCACTCCTACGAGGCGAACGCGCAGAACCAGCTCGCCCTCTCCAAGGCGGCCCTGGTCGTCGAGAACGGCGGCGGGTACGACGACTTCGTCGACACGATGATGGCCTCCAGCGGCGGCAACGCCACCGTGGTCAACGCCGTCGAGGTCGCCGGGTACAGCGGCGACGAACTCAACGAGCACGTCTGGTACGACTTCCCGACCGTGCAGAAGGTGGCCGCGGCGATCGCCGACGACCTCGCCGCCGCCGACCCGGCCCATGCCGCCGAGTACCGGGCCAACGCCACCGCGTTCAGCGGGAAGGTCGACGCGTTGATCGCCCAGGAACAGCAGATCAAGGCGACCCACGACGGCGCCCCCGTGGCCATCACCGAGCCCGTCCCGGTCTATATGCTCGACGCGTCCGGCCTCGACGACCTCACCCCGGACGCGTTCGCCGAAGCCATCGAGCAGGAGACCGACGTGCCCGCCGATGTGTTGCAGCAGACCCTGGCGCTGTTCGCCGACAAGAAGGTCGACGCCCTGGTCTACAACTCCCAGACCTCCGGCCCGCAGACCGAGGCCGTCCTGCAGGCGGCGAAGGACAACGGCATCGCGGTGGTCCCGGTGACCGAGACCCTGCCCGCCGGGCAGGACTACCTGGGTTGGATGGGGTCGAACCTCACCGCCCTGGACACGGCCCTCGGTGGCTGA
- a CDS encoding GAF domain-containing protein: protein MNVVEEFAAAMDAVTGRSRAEHSALLPNKLAWACVRVLGVSGASLSVSTDPDLRIPLGASSEAASTAESLQYTTGTGPCLDAHATGVAVLAPEPVLARRWPVYHLHLVHRTAFRAVHALPLRGGLTGIGTLDLYFESDAALAAHDPRAAEAVADAVAAALLADPAAAGTGEPIWLNSPLARARTTVAIAVGMVVIDQDLSPATALELIRGHARGLESTVDLIARQIVDRALTPAALTADAHTAAIAAGGSPVLDLPVADDGPMPLTTTDVQPH from the coding sequence ATGAACGTGGTCGAGGAGTTCGCCGCCGCGATGGACGCCGTCACCGGACGCTCCCGCGCCGAGCATTCCGCGCTGCTGCCCAACAAGCTCGCCTGGGCGTGCGTCCGGGTCCTCGGGGTCAGCGGCGCCAGCCTCAGCGTCAGCACCGATCCCGACCTGCGCATCCCGCTGGGCGCGAGCAGCGAAGCCGCCAGCACCGCGGAATCCCTGCAGTACACCACCGGGACGGGCCCCTGCCTGGACGCCCACGCCACCGGTGTCGCCGTCCTGGCGCCCGAGCCCGTGCTGGCCCGACGCTGGCCGGTCTACCACCTGCACCTGGTCCACCGCACGGCGTTCCGGGCTGTGCACGCCCTCCCGCTCCGCGGTGGACTGACCGGGATCGGCACCCTGGACCTGTACTTCGAGTCCGACGCCGCCCTCGCCGCCCACGATCCCCGCGCCGCCGAGGCGGTGGCCGATGCCGTCGCAGCGGCCCTGCTGGCCGACCCGGCCGCCGCCGGGACCGGTGAGCCGATCTGGCTGAACTCGCCCCTTGCCCGGGCCCGGACGACGGTGGCCATCGCGGTCGGCATGGTGGTCATCGACCAGGACCTGTCCCCCGCGACCGCGCTGGAACTGATCCGCGGGCACGCCCGGGGGCTGGAGTCCACCGTCGACCTGATCGCCCGGCAGATCGTCGACCGCGCCCTGACCCCGGCCGCACTCACCGCGGACGCACACACCGCGGCGATCGCAGCCGGCGGCTCACCCGTCCTCGACCTACCTGTCGCGGACGACGGGCCCATGCCGCTGACCACCACGGACGTCCAGCCGCACTGA
- a CDS encoding GAF domain-containing protein, translated as MQLGTPDEVWAGGMPIGRTVELCRRCVTLLPVDGAAVTVRGSLVTKELLHATDPVVARLDDIQFVVGEGPCRDAYRLRIPVLQPDLTAPDVARRWPLFTREALGLGVAAVFAFPLQIGAVPFGVLELYRATPGVLAPEELATALLLADAAAHSVMDDFTRSELFAGPGEDERGIGEIEVPRATGMVAARHGISVHAALAELRAAAFAQDRPLIDIAREVLAGASLRED; from the coding sequence ATGCAGCTGGGTACGCCGGACGAGGTCTGGGCCGGCGGCATGCCGATCGGTCGGACCGTCGAGCTGTGCCGGCGATGCGTCACCCTGCTTCCCGTCGACGGAGCCGCGGTCACCGTCCGCGGTTCGTTGGTGACCAAGGAACTCCTGCACGCGACCGACCCCGTGGTCGCCCGGCTGGACGACATCCAGTTCGTGGTCGGGGAGGGTCCGTGCCGGGACGCCTATCGCCTGCGCATCCCCGTTCTGCAACCGGATCTCACCGCACCGGACGTGGCGAGGCGCTGGCCTTTGTTCACCCGCGAGGCGCTGGGGTTGGGGGTGGCGGCGGTGTTCGCCTTCCCGCTGCAGATCGGCGCCGTCCCGTTCGGCGTCCTGGAGCTGTACCGCGCCACTCCCGGTGTGCTGGCCCCGGAGGAGCTGGCCACGGCCCTGCTGCTCGCCGACGCGGCCGCCCACTCGGTGATGGACGACTTCACCCGCTCCGAGCTGTTCGCCGGGCCGGGCGAGGACGAGCGGGGCATCGGGGAGATCGAGGTGCCCCGGGCCACGGGCATGGTCGCCGCGCGCCACGGCATCTCCGTGCACGCCGCGCTGGCCGAACTGCGGGCGGCCGCCTTCGCCCAGGACCGGCCGCTCATCGACATCGCCCGGGAGGTGTTGGCCGGGGCGTCCCTGCGCGAGGACTGA
- a CDS encoding GAF and ANTAR domain-containing protein, protein MTEPESAGANISPDAVRRALDALPQDASRLVQELARQVDSEAALIEIMQRASAEAVRLIADVSWAGVTAHVDGVPFTAAHTDARMLVIDEGQYHEGDGPCLRAMRTGQTIWMSLDDVRQVWADLAEVADRIGVRAFRAEPLHARDTAVGALNLYSERDGGLRQPDMAVLTVLRHFLDRGFTEYSARQPGEDQAVLIREAARARVVIGRATGVLMALRGLDQDTAREELTRLAAEQDVDVVIAAQDVIDRHLPPRDRDSR, encoded by the coding sequence ATGACGGAGCCGGAATCCGCCGGGGCTAACATCTCCCCGGACGCGGTGCGCCGGGCGCTCGACGCCCTGCCCCAGGACGCGTCGCGCCTGGTCCAGGAGCTGGCCCGGCAGGTCGACAGCGAGGCCGCCCTGATCGAGATCATGCAGCGTGCGTCGGCCGAGGCCGTCCGGCTGATCGCGGACGTCAGCTGGGCGGGCGTCACGGCCCACGTCGACGGGGTGCCGTTCACCGCCGCGCACACCGACGCCCGGATGCTGGTCATCGACGAGGGCCAGTACCACGAGGGCGACGGTCCGTGCCTGCGGGCGATGCGGACCGGGCAGACCATCTGGATGTCCCTGGACGACGTCCGCCAGGTCTGGGCAGATCTGGCCGAGGTCGCCGACCGGATCGGTGTGCGGGCGTTCCGGGCCGAACCCCTGCACGCCCGGGACACGGCCGTGGGCGCTCTCAATCTCTACAGCGAACGCGACGGCGGACTCCGGCAGCCCGACATGGCCGTGCTCACCGTGCTGCGCCACTTCCTGGACCGGGGCTTCACCGAGTACTCGGCCCGGCAGCCCGGTGAGGATCAGGCCGTCCTGATCCGGGAGGCCGCCCGGGCCCGGGTGGTGATCGGCCGCGCGACCGGCGTGCTCATGGCCCTCCGGGGGCTCGACCAGGACACCGCGCGGGAGGAGTTGACCCGGCTGGCCGCCGAACAGGACGTCGACGTGGTGATCGCCGCCCAGGACGTCATCGATCGGCACCTGCCGCCCCGGGATCGCGACAGCCGCTGA
- a CDS encoding ANTAR domain-containing protein produces MTGSPFALPAGIPHPAPTAPDAPGRPRVGVAAALERLHVLTGRDAGDRRSAGTMMDELVPVLVPALADRCAVELLPASSPTPPAERASGFLVLTFTSDIDTDVRGVVRCSWDGDHLPSDADVAVIRAIVDQCVLLADQSRLTERMDQLHVHTEQLRAAVESNRRIGAAIGVLMVRSSLTEEAAFDALRRASNTANRKLREVADEVIYTGALPERQSAHRAPAH; encoded by the coding sequence ATGACTGGTTCCCCCTTCGCCCTCCCCGCCGGCATCCCGCACCCCGCCCCCACCGCCCCGGATGCCCCCGGTCGACCCCGGGTGGGTGTGGCCGCCGCCCTCGAACGCCTGCACGTGCTCACCGGTCGGGACGCCGGTGACCGCCGGTCCGCCGGCACGATGATGGACGAGCTGGTCCCCGTGCTCGTCCCCGCCCTCGCCGACCGGTGCGCGGTCGAGCTCCTCCCCGCCTCCTCCCCGACCCCGCCCGCCGAGCGCGCATCCGGTTTCCTCGTGTTGACTTTCACCTCCGACATCGACACGGATGTCCGCGGCGTGGTGCGGTGCAGCTGGGACGGGGACCATCTGCCCTCGGACGCCGACGTCGCCGTCATCCGGGCCATCGTCGACCAGTGCGTCCTGCTCGCCGATCAGTCTCGCCTGACCGAACGGATGGACCAGCTGCACGTGCACACCGAGCAGCTCCGGGCCGCGGTGGAGTCCAACCGCCGCATCGGTGCGGCCATCGGGGTCCTGATGGTGCGGTCGTCGCTGACCGAGGAGGCCGCCTTCGACGCTCTGCGCCGGGCCAGCAACACCGCCAACCGCAAACTGCGGGAGGTCGCCGACGAGGTGATCTACACCGGAGCGCTGCCCGAACGGCAGAGCGCCCACCGCGCTCCGGCGCACTGA
- a CDS encoding ANTAR domain-containing protein: protein MPPPPGEAPDRRPGPRVDVARVVHGLQALDADPDPVLVLLQGIGDVLVPAAADRCVVELFPREGRAGMRTEHGGDVAERLTPIFAPPARSATARRLVRRRDRVSVGFVTAGLAEPSSRGSVTCRWDDGHVPTEQEAELIQLVVDHCVLVLYRQRLAESLRSARLRAGTLQNGVRDTLQTGAAVGVLMARYGLSQERATDLLHRSALSGGRSMGETGETVLRTGELPGGIRPPAGP, encoded by the coding sequence GTGCCCCCGCCCCCCGGCGAAGCGCCCGACCGGCGTCCCGGGCCCCGGGTCGACGTGGCCCGTGTGGTCCACGGCCTGCAGGCGCTCGACGCGGACCCCGATCCCGTCCTCGTGCTGCTCCAGGGCATCGGGGACGTCCTCGTCCCGGCGGCCGCCGACCGGTGCGTGGTGGAGCTGTTCCCCCGGGAGGGCCGGGCGGGTATGCGCACCGAACACGGCGGGGACGTCGCGGAGCGACTGACCCCGATCTTCGCTCCGCCGGCGCGGTCGGCGACCGCACGGCGCCTGGTCCGGCGACGGGACCGGGTGAGCGTCGGTTTCGTCACCGCCGGTCTGGCCGAACCCTCCTCGCGCGGGTCGGTGACCTGCCGGTGGGACGACGGGCACGTGCCGACCGAGCAGGAGGCCGAACTCATCCAGTTGGTCGTCGATCACTGCGTGCTCGTCCTCTACCGTCAGCGCCTGGCCGAGTCGCTCCGCTCGGCCCGGCTCCGCGCCGGGACGCTGCAGAACGGGGTTCGCGACACCCTGCAGACCGGCGCCGCCGTCGGGGTGCTGATGGCCCGGTACGGCCTGAGTCAGGAGCGGGCGACCGACCTGCTGCACCGCAGCGCGTTGTCCGGCGGGCGCAGCATGGGCGAGACCGGGGAGACCGTCCTGCGGACCGGGGAACTTCCCGGTGGCATCCGCCCGCCGGCCGGCCCCTAG
- the rlmB gene encoding 23S rRNA (guanosine(2251)-2'-O)-methyltransferase RlmB has product MAGNSQRKGAVRKTGTKKGAVVGSGGQSRRAIKPKGPTPPGVERKGHPAARRAAAAARRDAPAGTAAARPRRETRELPETVVGRNPVVEALRAGIPATALYLAQGVNTDERLAEAVALAGNKGIALMEVARPELDRLTGNAIHQGLALQVPPYTYAHPDDLLARAKDSGRAPLLVAVDGVTDPRNLGAIIRSAAAFGAHGVIVPERRSAGVTASAWRTSAGTAARLRVARCTNLVRTLKDLAAAGLMIAGLDADGDMDTDTFELATSPLVIVVGSEGRGLARLTRTVCDVTVSIPMARTVESLNASVATGVVLAEVARRRRVEAGRG; this is encoded by the coding sequence ATGGCCGGCAATTCCCAGCGCAAGGGCGCCGTCCGCAAGACCGGCACCAAGAAGGGCGCGGTGGTCGGCTCGGGCGGCCAGTCCCGTCGGGCGATCAAGCCCAAGGGCCCCACCCCTCCCGGTGTCGAGCGCAAGGGGCATCCCGCCGCCCGGCGCGCCGCGGCCGCCGCCCGCCGGGACGCCCCGGCCGGCACCGCCGCCGCCCGCCCCCGCCGCGAGACCCGCGAGCTGCCGGAGACCGTGGTCGGCCGCAACCCCGTGGTGGAAGCGCTGCGGGCCGGCATCCCGGCCACCGCGCTGTACCTCGCCCAGGGCGTGAACACCGATGAACGGCTGGCCGAGGCGGTCGCGCTCGCCGGCAACAAGGGCATCGCCCTGATGGAGGTCGCCCGGCCCGAGCTCGACCGGCTCACCGGGAACGCCATCCACCAGGGCCTGGCCCTGCAGGTGCCGCCCTACACCTACGCCCACCCGGACGACCTGCTCGCCCGGGCCAAGGACTCCGGCCGGGCCCCGCTGCTCGTCGCGGTGGACGGCGTCACCGACCCCCGCAACCTGGGCGCGATCATCCGGTCCGCCGCCGCCTTCGGCGCGCACGGCGTGATTGTGCCGGAACGGCGCAGCGCCGGCGTCACCGCCTCGGCCTGGCGCACCTCGGCCGGCACCGCCGCGCGGTTGCGCGTGGCGCGCTGCACCAACCTGGTCCGCACCCTGAAGGACCTGGCCGCGGCCGGCCTGATGATCGCCGGGCTGGACGCCGACGGGGACATGGACACCGACACGTTCGAGCTGGCCACCAGCCCGCTGGTCATCGTGGTCGGGTCCGAAGGGCGTGGGCTCGCCCGGTTGACCCGCACCGTCTGTGACGTCACCGTCTCCATCCCGATGGCCCGCACGGTGGAGTCGCTGAACGCGTCCGTGGCCACCGGTGTGGTGCTGGCCGAGGTCGCCCGGCGCCGTCGGGTCGAGGCCGGTCGGGGCTGA
- a CDS encoding TIM barrel protein, which yields MSGPAPGVRPPGTSVPGPDPAGPAVRVPEVRIGLSTAAVYPEPTAAAFSLAADLGYDGIEIMVQTEPASQDAERLAALVDHYQVPVLSVHSPCLLITAGVWSTDPLVKLARSIGMAEQLGAQTVVVHPPFVWQRAAAASFTESVAELQTRTDVRIAVENMFPAQVRGLLVNTYRPHWNPVSAGHRWFTLDLSHTATSGNDAREMAAAMGRRLGHLHLADGSGSVRDEHLVPGRGGQPCAEVLEGLAAQGFDGSVVVEISTRGSDHADREYDLAESLSFARLHLAVGR from the coding sequence ATGAGCGGCCCCGCGCCGGGCGTCCGCCCCCCGGGGACGTCGGTGCCCGGGCCGGATCCGGCCGGACCCGCGGTCCGGGTGCCCGAGGTACGGATCGGCCTGTCCACCGCCGCGGTCTATCCCGAACCCACCGCGGCCGCATTCAGCCTCGCCGCCGACCTCGGGTACGACGGTATCGAGATCATGGTGCAGACCGAGCCGGCCAGCCAGGACGCCGAGCGATTGGCCGCGTTGGTCGACCACTACCAGGTGCCCGTCCTGTCGGTGCACTCCCCGTGCCTGCTGATCACCGCCGGCGTCTGGTCGACCGATCCGCTGGTCAAGCTGGCCCGGTCGATCGGGATGGCCGAACAGCTCGGTGCGCAGACCGTGGTGGTGCACCCGCCGTTCGTGTGGCAGCGCGCCGCGGCGGCGAGCTTCACCGAGTCCGTCGCCGAGCTGCAGACGCGCACCGATGTGCGCATCGCGGTGGAGAACATGTTCCCGGCCCAGGTGCGCGGCCTGCTGGTGAACACCTACCGCCCGCACTGGAACCCGGTCTCGGCCGGGCACCGCTGGTTCACCCTGGACCTGTCGCACACCGCGACCTCCGGGAACGACGCCCGGGAGATGGCCGCGGCGATGGGGCGGCGCCTGGGCCACCTGCACCTGGCCGACGGGTCCGGATCGGTGCGCGACGAGCACCTGGTGCCCGGCCGCGGCGGCCAGCCGTGCGCGGAGGTGCTGGAGGGGCTGGCCGCCCAGGGGTTCGACGGATCGGTCGTCGTCGAGATCTCCACCCGCGGGTCCGATCACGCCGACCGGGAGTACGACCTGGCCGAATCGCTCTCCTTCGCCCGGCTGCACCTGGCCGTGGGACGCTGA
- a CDS encoding response regulator transcription factor has product MTKVLIVEDEESMADPLAFLLRKEGFSTAIADTGPAALDEYDRHGADIVLLDLMLPGMSGTEVCRQLRTRGPVPVIMVTARDSEIDKVVGLELGADDYITKPYSTRELIARIRAVLRRGSDAEEAGNPVLQAGPVRMDVERHVVSVHGEQIALPLKEFDLLEYLIRNSGRVLTRGQLIDRVWGADYVGDTKTLDVHVKRLRSKIEPDPADPRHLITVRGLGYKMEP; this is encoded by the coding sequence GTGACGAAGGTCCTGATCGTCGAGGACGAGGAGTCGATGGCCGATCCGCTGGCCTTCCTCCTCCGCAAGGAGGGGTTCAGCACGGCGATCGCCGACACCGGCCCGGCGGCGCTGGACGAGTACGACCGGCACGGGGCCGACATCGTGCTGCTGGACCTGATGCTGCCCGGGATGAGCGGGACCGAGGTGTGCCGGCAGCTGCGCACCCGGGGACCGGTGCCGGTGATCATGGTGACCGCCCGGGACAGCGAGATCGACAAGGTCGTCGGGCTGGAGCTCGGCGCCGACGACTACATCACCAAGCCGTACTCGACGCGGGAGCTCATCGCCCGCATCCGCGCCGTGCTGCGGCGGGGCAGCGACGCCGAGGAGGCCGGCAACCCGGTGCTGCAGGCGGGGCCCGTCCGGATGGACGTGGAGCGGCACGTGGTGAGCGTGCACGGCGAGCAGATCGCCCTGCCGCTCAAGGAGTTCGACCTGCTGGAGTACCTGATCCGCAACTCCGGGCGGGTGCTCACCCGTGGGCAGTTGATCGACCGGGTGTGGGGCGCGGACTACGTCGGGGACACCAAGACCCTGGACGTGCACGTGAAGCGGCTGCGCTCCAAGATCGAACCGGACCCGGCCGACCCCCGGCATCTGATCACCGTGCGCGGTCTCGGGTACAAGATGGAGCCGTGA
- a CDS encoding sensor histidine kinase: MSGVGYLLAALGGALIGWLVCAVVLSRRATRSDEVGAAPLSLADEVLARSETGYLILDADGLVVLSNGRADELGVVRHGEALPAVVSGASRATISGEVVDLSLGVLQSARVVGVARAPSRTVHAVARSLGGGMVMVSAFDDSEAQRLEAVRRDFFANVSHELKTPVGAIALLSEAVLDAVDDPDTVRRFAGQMNREARRLAALVTELITLSRLQSTEPIPEPTVVEVDQVVEETLNRTATSAEQADITVATDHPSGLLVRGDRALLVTALTNLVENAIHYSPAGTPVSVTRTVRGGHVQIAVTDRGPGIAQDLHERVFERFFRIDPARSRATGGTGLGLSIVKHIAANHGGAATLWSRPGTGSTFTLVLPAVDGPPSPTEHRPPAGELVPATESRAGSTPAVPAENRGVSS, from the coding sequence GTGTCGGGAGTCGGATATCTGCTCGCCGCCCTGGGCGGAGCGCTCATCGGCTGGCTGGTCTGCGCCGTGGTGCTCTCCCGGCGGGCGACCCGCTCCGACGAGGTCGGCGCGGCACCGCTGTCCCTGGCCGACGAGGTCCTCGCCCGCTCCGAGACCGGGTATCTGATCCTGGACGCCGACGGGCTCGTCGTGCTCAGCAACGGGCGCGCGGACGAGCTGGGCGTGGTGCGGCACGGCGAGGCACTGCCCGCCGTCGTGTCCGGGGCCAGCCGGGCCACCATCTCCGGCGAGGTCGTCGATCTCTCCCTGGGCGTGCTTCAGTCCGCCCGCGTCGTGGGAGTGGCCCGGGCTCCGTCCCGGACGGTGCACGCGGTCGCCCGTTCCCTGGGAGGCGGCATGGTGATGGTGTCCGCGTTCGACGACTCGGAGGCCCAGCGTCTCGAGGCCGTCCGGCGCGACTTCTTCGCCAATGTCTCGCACGAGCTCAAGACCCCGGTCGGGGCCATCGCCCTGCTCTCGGAGGCCGTGCTGGACGCGGTCGACGACCCCGACACGGTCCGCCGTTTCGCCGGGCAGATGAACCGGGAGGCCCGCCGGCTGGCCGCGCTGGTCACCGAACTGATCACCTTGTCCCGCCTGCAGAGCACCGAGCCGATCCCGGAGCCCACCGTCGTCGAGGTCGACCAGGTCGTCGAGGAGACGCTGAACCGGACGGCGACCAGCGCGGAGCAGGCCGACATCACCGTGGCCACCGACCACCCGTCGGGGCTGCTGGTCCGCGGCGACCGGGCCCTGCTGGTCACCGCGCTGACCAACCTGGTGGAGAACGCGATCCACTACTCGCCGGCCGGCACCCCGGTCTCGGTGACCCGCACCGTCCGCGGCGGTCACGTGCAGATCGCCGTCACCGACCGCGGCCCGGGCATCGCCCAGGACCTGCACGAACGGGTCTTCGAACGGTTCTTCCGCATCGACCCCGCCCGTTCCCGGGCCACCGGCGGCACCGGTCTCGGCCTGTCGATCGTCAAGCACATCGCCGCCAACCACGGCGGGGCGGCGACGCTGTGGAGCCGGCCGGGAACCGGATCCACCTTCACCCTGGTGCTTCCGGCGGTCGACGGCCCGCCGTCGCCGACCGAGCACCGCCCTCCTGCCGGGGAGCTCGTCCCGGCCACCGAGTCGCGGGCCGGATCCACCCCGGCCGTCCCCGCAGAGAACCGAGGAGTGTCGTCGTGA
- a CDS encoding phosphoglyceromutase, with protein MTATLILLRHGESTWNALNLFTGWVDVPLSEKGTAEAARGGQLMAEAGVLPDVVHTSLQRRAITTANLALDAADRGWIPVRRSWRLNERHYGDLQGKDKKETLQTYGEEQFMLWRRSYDVPPPPISDTNTYSQAGDPRYADLGDAAPKTECLKDVVTRLVPYLQADIFDDLRAGRTVLVAAHGNSLRAVVKTLDGISDEAIAKVNIPTGIPLRYDLDADMRPVTAGGQYLDPAAAAAAITAVANQGR; from the coding sequence ATGACTGCGACCCTGATCCTGCTGCGTCACGGTGAGAGCACCTGGAACGCGCTGAACCTGTTCACCGGCTGGGTGGACGTCCCGCTGTCGGAGAAGGGCACGGCCGAGGCGGCCCGCGGCGGACAGCTGATGGCCGAGGCCGGCGTCCTGCCCGATGTCGTGCACACCTCGCTGCAGCGTCGGGCCATCACCACGGCCAACCTGGCCCTGGACGCGGCCGACCGCGGATGGATCCCGGTCCGGCGGTCCTGGCGGCTCAACGAGCGGCACTACGGCGACCTGCAGGGCAAGGACAAGAAGGAGACCCTGCAGACGTACGGCGAGGAGCAGTTCATGCTGTGGCGCCGTTCCTACGACGTCCCGCCGCCGCCCATCTCGGACACGAACACCTACTCGCAGGCCGGTGACCCGCGGTACGCCGACCTGGGTGATGCGGCCCCGAAGACCGAGTGCCTCAAGGACGTGGTGACCCGTCTCGTCCCCTACCTGCAGGCCGACATCTTCGACGACCTGCGTGCCGGGAGGACGGTCCTCGTCGCCGCGCACGGCAACTCGCTGCGCGCCGTGGTCAAGACCCTCGACGGGATCAGCGACGAGGCCATCGCCAAGGTCAACATCCCGACCGGGATCCCGCTGCGCTACGACCTGGACGCCGACATGCGCCCGGTCACCGCGGGCGGGCAGTACCTGGACCCGGCCGCGGCCGCCGCCGCGATCACCGCCGTGGCCAACCAGGGCCGCTGA